The genomic region AGACCGGACCGCCGCCACTTCCTGCAAACCGACCGTAGACGCCGGCGAAATCAGACCGGGGTAGACGTGTTTGCCGTTGAGGCTGATGACCTCCGCGCCGTTCGTTTCGGTGCCGGGTCCGCCCACGGCCGTGATGACGCCTTTATCGAAGACAAGAACGCCGTTCTGCACCACCTGGCCGTTCCCGACGTGGATGGTGGCTCCCGTCAGGGCGATGGGCCGCGTTTGCGGCCGCGCCGGGGCGGGGTTCTGGGCTTTCGCGGTGAACATGGCCGCAAACGCCCAAAGGGTTATGGTTAGTTTTTTCATGAAGTTCTTTTTTTGAATGCTCTGTATCCACCCGAATCATTCAGCCCACCGATTCACCAGCCCACCGAATCATCCAGCCCACCGATTTATCCAGCCCACCGATTTATCGGTGGGACAACCGGTCATTGATGAAAAACCCGAACCGCTTCAGCGGTTTCAGACCTGAGCTAAACCGTTAAAACGGTTCCTCAGCGCCGCCGGGATTTGTCCGGTTACCCACGGTTTCAACCGTGGGCAAAATTGAAACCGTGGGCAAAATGAAACCGTGGGCATAATTGAACTGTGGGAGAAATAAAAACATGGCGAAATAAAAACGCGGGCTGAAGTCCGGGACGGCTTATTTTTCGGTTTTCTCCGTGGCTTCTTCTCCTTCGGCCATCACCCCTTCGATATCCTCGCAATGCCACATGCGGCCGCGGCGGAATACCGGCCGGGCAACCGAAGCGCCGCCCGCTTTCGCCGCCAGCATCTTCTGAATCAGCCGGGCACGCTCCTTTTGCAGCGCATCGCGTTTGGCGTCTTCCTTCTCCAGATCAAAGTAAACGGCTCCGTCGATGATCGTCTTTTCCGGACGGGCGTAGATCGACAGCGGATGGGCGTTCCAGAGCACCAGATCCGCGTCTTTTCCGGCGCGGATCGAGCCGAGGCGGTTGTCGAGGTGCAGCAGCTTGGCCGGATTCAGGGTCACCATTTTCCAGGCATCTTCCTCCGACACCCCGCCGTATTCGACGGCCTTAGCGGCTTCCTGGTTCAGGCGACGGGCCATTTCGGCATCGTCGGAGTTGATCGAAACCGTAACGCCCTGGCTGTGCATCAGCGCGGCATTGTATGGAATCGCATCTTTCACCTCCATTTTGTAGGCCCACCAGTCGGCAAACGACGAGCCACCGGCTCCGTGCTTGGCCATTTTGTCGGCCAGTTTATAGCCTTCCAGAATGTGCGTAAACGTGTTCACTTTGAAACCCAGCGAATCCGCCACTTTCATCAGCATGTTGATCTCCGACTGCACGTACGAGTGGCAGGTGATAAACCGCTTTTTGGTCAGGATTTCGACCAGCGCTTCCAGTTCGAGGTCGCGGCGCGGGGCTACGGCTTTCGATTTGTCTTTCAGCCCGTTGTACGCCGCCCATGCCTTTGCGTATTCCTTCGCCCGCGTGAAGTGGTCCATGTAGACCTGCTCCACCCCCATCCGGGTCTGCGGGAAACGGATGCGGTTGGCCTCGCCCCAGTTGGCCTGTTTTACGTTTTCACCCAACGCAAACTTGATGAAACCGTCGGCCCCTTTCATCAGCAGGTTATCCGGCGTTTCGCCCCATTTGAGCTTGATGATAGCCGACTGTCCGCCGATGGCGTTGGCCGAGCCGTGCAGGAGCTGCGAGGTTGTCACGCCGCCCGCGAGCTGGCGGTAGATGTTGATGTCTTCAGAATCCACGGCATCGCCCATGCGCACTTCGGCCGTGCTCGACTGGGAGCCTTCGTTGACCGAGAACAGCGCGATATGCGAGTGCTCGTCGATGATGCCGTTGGTCAGGTGCTTGCCCGTGCCGTCGATGACCCGCGCCCCGGCCGGAGCCGTCAGGCTTTTGCCCACCTGCACGATTTTGCCGTTCTGGGTCAGCACGTCGGCATTTTGCAGGATGCCGTCTTTTTCGTTCGTCCAGACCGTCGCGTTTTTGATGAGCAGCGTTTCGGTCTTCGGTTTTTCGGGGTTGCCCATTCCCACGAACGGGAACGTTATCTTGCCGATTTCTGCGTTCGGAGTCGTTTTAGCGTCTGCTTTGGCGGTTTCCTGGAAAGCAGAAGCCAGCGTAGCGGACCACTTCACGGGCGTTCCGTCGGGCAGTTCGCCTTCCCCTTTAAAGGTGTTGCCGCTTTTGTAGCCGCTCAGGCGGGTCATGCCCGGTTTTGTTTTGTCGAGCTGCACCTGAAGGGAGATCAGGTCGTTCATGACCGACACTTTGGGCGACAGCTTTGTGGTGTCGTTGAGCGTCAGCTGGTACTCCGGCTTGTCGGCTTTGCCCGTCACCGCCAGTTTCAGGTTCGACTGGTTGCCGATGGTCAGGTTGTATGTTCCGCGCAGGTCGGCCGCCGCTTTGTTGCCGTATACATACTGTTTGCCGCGCACCCAGCTTTCGAGGATGGCATTTTCGGCTGCAAACAGGTTATCGCTCGTGATAAGGAAACTGGCCACCATGCCCGGTTTCAGCGAACCTACCTGGTCGTCGATTTTCAGCATGCGGGCCGGGGCGGTCGTCAGGGCTTCGAGGGCTTTGGTTTCGGGCAGTCCGGCTTCGATCGCTTTGCGCAGGTTGGCCCAGAAATCGGCCTTGTTTTTCAGATTGGCCGTCGTCAGCGCAAACGGAATGCCCGCTTTGGCGATGGCGGCCGGGTTGGTCGGGGCCAGTTCCCAGTGCTTCATTTCGGAAAGCGTCACCACGTCGGCGTCCCAGGCGTCCTCCACGTCGAGGGCCTGCGGGAAGTTCAGCGGCACGATGAGAGCCGCGCCGGTCGCTTTCACTTCGTCCAGCCGGGCATAGGTGTCGGTTCCGGTTTTGATGATGTACTGCACGCCGAATTCATCCCCAATCTTGTCGGCCCGCAGCACGCCCAGCCGGTCGCTGGTTTCGAAGACCGAAGGCAGCGTCTGGAGTCCGTTGAAGGCGTCCAGCGAGAGGTTGGCTTCTTTCGTTTTGCCGGACTTTTTGTGCCAGTCCGCATCCAGATACGTCTGCCGCAGCAGGGCGACCGAGCCCATCAGCGAGTTGGGATACGTCTGTCCCGAACTGCCTTTGCTGAGGGAATAGTGAGCCGAAACCCGGTTTTTCAGGACCACCGCATTTTCCCGGTCTTCGGCCAGCGTCACCAGGGCCGAGGTTCCGCGGGCAATGCCGTCGTGCAGGTGAGTCACCACCGCCCCGAAGCCCAGTTTCCGCAGTTCGGTCGCTTTTTCGGCATTAACCTTGAATAGCAGCCCGGCATCCGTTTCCGGCTGAATGGCCTGGTTCCAGCCGTAAGCGCCTTTTTTGTTCGATTCCAGCTGCGGCGGGGCGTTCCACGGCCGCTGCTCCCGTTTGGCCTCCGGCATGCCGTAGTCCGAGTCGATGTCCACCAGCGCAGGATAGATGCGCTTGCCTTTCAGATCGGCGACCACGGCGCCGGCCGGAATCACCACCGTCTTGCCGACGGCTTCCACCCGTCCGTCCCGAATGAGCAACGTGGCTCCTTCCAGGGTCGTTTGCGGGTCGATGATGATGGTGGCATTGGTGAAGGCGTAGATTCCGGGCCGTTCGTCATAGACGCCGTTCCGCGGGAACGTTACCTGTGACCACCCGGTCTGGACGAGGGCCAGTGCCAGTAAAGCGGTCAGGAAAGGTTTCCTCATGAAGTGTAGGAGTTAGTTTTGGTAATTGGGCATTTTGCTAACAAATCTACTAAAAAACGGCCTCTTCACCCTATTTTCCGGTTACCAGAAAACCTTTCTGCGGAAGGGATTTAATTTATTGTGGTTCTTGCCATTAGACTGTTTCTATTTTATCTTGAAAAACTTCCATCACCATCTACTCAACATGCCATGACTCTGACTTTACTGCTTCTTATCAGCGCGCTGGCCCAACCGCCTGCTGGGCCAGAACCGGCTTCTGATTCGGCCCGGCTCGTCGCCGTGCTGCCCTTTCGACTGCCTATAGTGGCAACCGATTCGCGGGAGGCTCCCGCCGAGCTTTTTCAGGAAGAGATTTCGCAGGGTTACCAATATCAGAAAGTGCTCCACCAAAAGCTTCAATCCCGGAAACGAAACCGGCGGTATCGGCTGCAGGCCCCGGCAGAAACCAACCGCCTTCTGGCCCTCCACGGCATCACGTCCAGAAATATTGACCAGTATACCGCTGAGGAATTAGGACCTTTGCTGGGGGTGGATGCGGTGCTGTCCATGCGTCTTCAGGCCATTTCGCTGCGTTCGGGCCGGGCGGCGCTGGGCGGGTTGATGAATCCGTACGCGTTTCCGGAAGAAGCCGTCCGGGAGAAATACCGCTGCCGGGTGACGCTGCTGAACTGCCGCTCGGGCGAGCCGGTGGCCTCCTACCAGGATTCGTTCCGCCTCGGTCCGCTGTCGGGCATCAACTGGCCGATGCACCGGCTGATGGAACGAACGGCCCGGCGCATGGCGGTGCGGTGAACGGGGAAAGGGCAACGGTTTTTTTCCTACCTTTGCACTTTCAAAAATTGAACCAACCCGTCGTGTCTTCCATACTGCGTATTGCGCTGCAAAAATCCGGTCGGCTGAGTGAGGATTCGTACCAGCTTTTCAAAGAATGCGGAATCCGTTTCGATTACGGAACCGGCAAGTTAAAATCCATTTCGTCCAACTTCCCGGCGGAATTCCTGTTTCTGCGGGATGACGATATTCCCGGCTACGTCGAAGACGGCGTGGCGGACCTCGGGATTGTGGGCGAAAACGTGGCCGTCGAGACCGGCCGCAATGTCGTGACCGTCCATCGGCTGGGCTTTTCGAAATGCCGCCTGTCGCTGGCCATTCCGCGGGGCGAGAGCTGGAACGGCATCCGCGACCTGGACGGCAAGAACATCGCGACCTCCTACCCTAACCTGCTGGGCAACTACCTCCGCGAACAGGGCGTTTCGTCCCAGATTCACGAGATCAGCGGCTCGGTCGAAATCGCGCCGAGCATCGGACTGGCCGAAGCGGTCTGCGACATCGTTTCGTCCGGCAGCACGCTGCTGAGCAACGGCCTGAAAGAAGTCGAAACCATCTTCCGCTCGGAAGCCATTCTGGTGTCCGGCACGCTGCTGGACGAAGGCAAACAGGCGCT from Tellurirhabdus rosea harbors:
- a CDS encoding amidohydrolase family protein, which encodes MRKPFLTALLALALVQTGWSQVTFPRNGVYDERPGIYAFTNATIIIDPQTTLEGATLLIRDGRVEAVGKTVVIPAGAVVADLKGKRIYPALVDIDSDYGMPEAKREQRPWNAPPQLESNKKGAYGWNQAIQPETDAGLLFKVNAEKATELRKLGFGAVVTHLHDGIARGTSALVTLAEDRENAVVLKNRVSAHYSLSKGSSGQTYPNSLMGSVALLRQTYLDADWHKKSGKTKEANLSLDAFNGLQTLPSVFETSDRLGVLRADKIGDEFGVQYIIKTGTDTYARLDEVKATGAALIVPLNFPQALDVEDAWDADVVTLSEMKHWELAPTNPAAIAKAGIPFALTTANLKNKADFWANLRKAIEAGLPETKALEALTTAPARMLKIDDQVGSLKPGMVASFLITSDNLFAAENAILESWVRGKQYVYGNKAAADLRGTYNLTIGNQSNLKLAVTGKADKPEYQLTLNDTTKLSPKVSVMNDLISLQVQLDKTKPGMTRLSGYKSGNTFKGEGELPDGTPVKWSATLASAFQETAKADAKTTPNAEIGKITFPFVGMGNPEKPKTETLLIKNATVWTNEKDGILQNADVLTQNGKIVQVGKSLTAPAGARVIDGTGKHLTNGIIDEHSHIALFSVNEGSQSSTAEVRMGDAVDSEDINIYRQLAGGVTTSQLLHGSANAIGGQSAIIKLKWGETPDNLLMKGADGFIKFALGENVKQANWGEANRIRFPQTRMGVEQVYMDHFTRAKEYAKAWAAYNGLKDKSKAVAPRRDLELEALVEILTKKRFITCHSYVQSEINMLMKVADSLGFKVNTFTHILEGYKLADKMAKHGAGGSSFADWWAYKMEVKDAIPYNAALMHSQGVTVSINSDDAEMARRLNQEAAKAVEYGGVSEEDAWKMVTLNPAKLLHLDNRLGSIRAGKDADLVLWNAHPLSIYARPEKTIIDGAVYFDLEKEDAKRDALQKERARLIQKMLAAKAGGASVARPVFRRGRMWHCEDIEGVMAEGEEATEKTEK
- the hisG gene encoding ATP phosphoribosyltransferase; its protein translation is MSSILRIALQKSGRLSEDSYQLFKECGIRFDYGTGKLKSISSNFPAEFLFLRDDDIPGYVEDGVADLGIVGENVAVETGRNVVTVHRLGFSKCRLSLAIPRGESWNGIRDLDGKNIATSYPNLLGNYLREQGVSSQIHEISGSVEIAPSIGLAEAVCDIVSSGSTLLSNGLKEVETIFRSEAILVSGTLLDEGKQALLDKLLFRIKSVQAAKNNKYIVLNAPNHALEQITALLPGMKSPTVTPLATEGWSSVHSVLNENDFWENIEAIRAAGAEGILVIPIEKMIY